The stretch of DNA CTGTTCGGACCTTGTTTCAGGTACGGTGACCATCTCACCCCATTCAGTTTAACTTCACTTCGTGCCCCAATCAGTTTCAGACTTTGCCGCGTCTTTTCAAACCTTGTTTTTTCCCTTCAGACTTTATTCATTACCTCGCggcgtctgtaaatttacctccattttatgaCCCCCTTCTTTTCAAGaccttgtgtgggtttttttttcttcagattttctgtccgtatcctctgtaaatgtaaaaacctccatttcaagaccgTGCCCTCCTTTTTttaatacagtcgaacctgccctggaggccacctgtccataaagaccatgcacctgcccattaagaccacccaaaaggatccccgacggtttttacgactatataaatcaactgtctaaagagaccacctgtctaaagagaccacttttgcCCAGTCCCTttggtggtctctttagacaggttcgactgtagctgattttttcagattgttTTAGGTCCTAAAAGGGATGGTTCTCATATTGCAGCTGCAATACTCTTGGTAACGAATGCATGTGTTTTGTGTTGCCTTCTTCTTGCAAAATAACAGGTGAGCTTGAGCCAACGCCTATTTTCGGTTTTGACTCGGGGAAACCCCATACCTTTCTGTTGAGTCATAGCCTTAGTGTACAGGTAGgacatttttgttgtttatcTTGATTTGTTCCCTTGAATTAGCTTGTGTTTTAAAACATTCTTTTCGTGCTAATGGAAAGATTACGGAAGAATGCgtgaccggtgtcacgaactgaaacctctgctgaacaatccttcttattgcggtcaatgcgcatgcgccaatcttggacttaaaaaatgcgaccctttgaccgaacgaaccatgggttagggttagggttagggttaggccggttaggttgttcacgacctgattaatctccccatgcgcattgaccgcagtGAGAAGGATATTTCAGGCAgagtttcagttcgtgacaccgtcATAGATACACGGCATGTTATAATTATGAAAACAGCTGTTTGATTAATTAGCACGGAAGGACTATCGAATACGGTGCTGCATGTATCCTCACCGGCCCCTTAAACAGGTACACACAGCATGAATTAATATTATGCATGACATGAGTTTGACTTTCTACAAAAGATGATCGCTGAAGAAATACTTTTGTATTGATAAAGATAATAGCCCAACAAATGATAAATGTATTAAATCCTATGTCAACCCACCTCGGAGAGAACTCAGCCTCTTTTCGTCAGTCTCAACGATGAATGATTGAATAATAACCGGATTTGGGAGTTATTTTCGCTAGGTCTCCGTCTGACAAGTTCAAATCAAGAAATAAATTATAAAGGCGATCgacaaggagaagaagaaataaatttaaaaaaacaaataaggaGTCATGATCATTTGGAAATTCGATTCATTCAGTAAATCCGATTTTCAGGCTCAAGACAAGTAACTAACTGCTTGAATTGTACGTTAACTGAGCAGCAACGGCGACAGCTGAATTATAATCAATATTATGATACGCACAGAAACCATCGTGTGTCAACTAGACTGCATTTTTAGTAATTGCTACTTTCGTTTGGGGACAAGAGGCTAACACATTCCGAGGGAGTAGTTATTATTTGGACATCGCTGTCTGCACAAGTTTTAGAGGGAGTAGTTATTACTtgtatatttgtgtttgtgcaaGAAGGGGGACATTATTCGGAAATGTCCTTCGTTTATGGTTGACGGGCTGACGCATTCCGAAGGAGTACCGTATAAGTATTATTTGGAAATCGGAATGGGAGGGAGTAGTTATTATTTGAAGATTTTCTGCCATGGCAAGCTAGAACAGAAATGGGGTATTTGAACATCTCTTTCTGAGCAAAGTAGATCATGACAGATTAGTCATTATGTGAAAATCTCCTGTTCGCGTAGGATACATTTTGAGGGTGAAGTTATCATTTTGACATCTCTGTCTGTTTAAATAAGTTAAGGCGTTTTGTCGTTAGGACATCTCTGTCTGTTTAAATAAGTTAAGGCGTTTGTCGTTAGGACATCTCTGTCTGTTTAAATAAGTTAAGGCGTTTGTCGTTAGGACATCTCTGTCCGCGCAAGGTAGACCAGGAAAGGAGTAGTTTTTATTTTGATTCCTTTGTCCACCTTACATAGAATAGGGAGGGAGTGATTATTGATTTGTTTATATCTACACGCAACGTTGAATAAGAGGGAGCACGGAGTCGATATCATCTATCGTTATTTAAACATCTCTGTATGGGCTAGGCGGATTAGGAGAGAACAATTAATATACAGAAATCTCTGTTTGCATGAGCTACGATCAATGGCCGTGTAGTAGAGTATTATAACTTATTAACAATCATTGATTTAATTGCTGTTCTACGTCATTAAGAATGAGTACTGTATTAATACTGTATACTGTTTGCACCTACACACAGGTTATTGAAACCAGCAGTCTACAAGATGTATGGTTACCAATCGTGGCTAGATCAGGATGACCACGACAGTGATAGACGCTACAGATCACAATCCGGCAACACTGGCTATGGCCGTAAGTCATACGCTGGCAACGCCGACAGAGGCAACAGATCATTGGCTGGCAACACCGGCAACAGGGGTAGATTTTCCACTGGTAAAGCTGACAGAGGCAACAGTTCATTGGCTGGCAACAGGGACAGATTTTCCCCTGGCAACGCTGACAGAGGTGACTCGTCTGATGATGGCGAATGTCCGCAAGAAGAAAGTACAAGCAAGTGAGTCAGAGTGCAGacgatatgtgtgtgtatgagtgtggaTGGGGGGAGGTGGGTGTGTGGGACGTGTCACAGTAGGGGGTAGTGTGTTTGTATTAGTGCATgtatattagtgtgtgtgtgtgtgtgtgtgtgtgtgtgtgtgtgtgtgtgtatgtgcgtgtgtgtgtatattagtgtttgtgtgtgtgtgtgtgtgtgtgtgtgtgggtgtgtgtgtgtgtgtgtgtgtgtgtgtgtgtgtgtgtgtgtgtgtgtgtgtgtgtgtgtgtatgaatgtgtgtttgttgcagGCGCACgtgcacctgtgtgtgtgtgtacatgtgcctGCGCGTTTAACCCAGCTAGGTGTTCACTACATTACCCATCTAAAGTTACTGAGTTTATTTcaattatttgtttatttttgtgtttagGTCGGGCAGAAGTGCATGCTACACAGTGATCTCCCCTGATGAAAGACGACGCAGGAAAATGACAGAGAGTAAGTTGTAAGGTGTCGATTCAGGCAACATTTAATTGCGTCTCAAGTTTCTCCAATGTTCACCTCCGTGCGTTACTTACGTTATCCGTACACGTCCCGAAAAGTGCtccggcaaacatcactctcacactatttcttAAATATCgtttaatagaaggccttatcgagcaagttgtCTCCAGCAAACGAACATTCCtgaggccaacaacaacaaaaatgttgaaTGAACGTATAACATAACATGATACAAAAAATAATGCAATAAAAATATCGGGTctgtcaaatgtgtgttttattctcctttgttttctgtctttttatatttagtcaagttttgactaaatattttaacatcgagggggaatcgaaacgagggtcgtggtgtatgtgcgtgtgtgtgtgcgtgtgtgtgtctgtgtgtctgtgtgtgtgtgtagagcgattcagactaaactactggaccgatctttatgaaatttgacatgagagttcctgggtatgaaatccccgaacgtttttttcatttttttgataaatgtctttgatgacgtcatatccggcttttcgtgaaagttgaggcggcactgtcacgccctcatttttcaaccaaattggttaaaattttggtcaagtaatcttcgacgaagcccggactttggtattgcatttcagcttggtggcttaaaaattaattaatgactttggtcattaaaaatctgaaaattgtaaaaaaaaataaaaaattataaaacgatccaaatttacgtttatcttattctccatcatttgctgattccaaaaacatataaatatgttatattcggattaaaaacaagctctgaaaattaaatatataaaaattattatcaaaattaaattgtccaaatcaatttaaaaacactttcatcttattccttgtcggttcctgattccaaaaacatatagatatgatatgtttggattaaaaacacgctcagaaagttaaaacaaagagaggtacagaaaagcgtgctatccttcttagcgcaactactaccccgctcttcttgtcaatttcactgcctttgccatgagcggtggactgacgatgctacgagtatacggtcttgctgaaaaatggcattgcgttcagtttcattctgtgagttcgacagctacttgactaaatattgtattttcgccttacgcgacttgttcttcttctattCTGTTCCTTCTCTCTTTGGCATAAAACATTATTATGGGTTGTGCACTCCAAATCTACCGGAGTCTGTGAGCCAACATTTTTTGAGGGGCGAAAAcattttttggtaggaaaaaAATAGAGGGATGATCAGTTTGAAATTGATTATTTGTTATTTATATATACTTTTTGTTCTGCAGTTGCTGACCGCGAGGCTCGGCAGTATGAAGAATACAAACGGAATCAGACACCAAGACGTTTCAGCTATGTTGGCACCTGTGGTAACTATTGTACTTCTTTCTTACACTTACTTCgaatggaaagagagagagggggagggggtagagagagagagagagagagagagagagagagagagagagagagagagagagagagagagagagagagagagagatacactaGAGATACActagagattgattgattgattgattaaactttattacagaaggatggagattttaggcattgcctagtcttacaatctgtccttgcaaacaaagacgagaacaaaacaacacatgaaaagagtatatggacactacgaatttgacgaaacatacatatggtaataagtaacattcaaaagcaaatcaaaagttatagattaactaaataaaaactatgaagtataaagatagcaaaagtaacaatgataatagcaatgaaggcaatgatgatgatttcatGATAATAAGattaataacaataaaataataataatgataataataacactaaaaataatgataataatgagtgCAAAGTTACGTTCAATAAGAACATGAGGTcctgaataaaaacaacaacagcaagcaaacaaatagcAAGTCAAGTgtagaaaaacaacaatcattAAAAGAGAATCGTATCCCGTATCTTTTTCCATGCATAAATTGCATACACGCATGCTAATATACATGTGAAGCTATAAGATAACGTTTATGTATTGATTAAATTAGGGTGGTTTAAGATATCGGAATAAaccaagcgagagagagaggagagagagagagagagagagagagagagagagagagagagagagagagagagagagagagagagagagagagagaggaggtattacacgagggagggagggagggagggagggagggagggagggagagagagagagagagagagagagagagagagagagagagagagagaaagagacagacagacagacagagaattgTAGTTACGGAGAGACAATTTGTTTTCTTGGTTAAAATCCATTTTGTGCAACTCGAGTATACTGGCTGATATGTATGGTTGCAAAAATGGCATGCCCACCCCCCTACCACTACCCCACCCCCCGCCCAATCCGCTCCCTCCCTCAATCGCACCCACAATTCCCATCCTGTAAAATGTAGCCCTGAAAGTATTTTAATACTCTGTCAATACCATTGCAGGACAAGGGCAGGTGTGGCCAAAGGATGAGTTCACAGCCAGGCAGCAGCAAATCCGAATTCACGCGCAGAGCAAAACTTCAAGGATTGTGAGTGATTTTGTATATTCTCACCCCGCTCAACCCGCCCCTAGCACCTCAATTTAGCAGACTGACATACATATcatttacgaaattaattcaacaaaataTTCCTAAATCTGCACTGGAAGCAGCCATGCTGATGGTGTTTCATATGTGGTTAAGCCGGCTGTAAGCTATTTAGATTTTATCTGTAAATTTATTCAATTTAAGATGACACGGACAACATTTTAGGTCAGTGTTATTGGAAGTATGataggtgtgcttgttattacatacgtgaacctatgttttatgttttatgtgtgttgtccttttgtccaattgttataatcgtttacaggcaggcagggtgtgccgaagaaaatttttcatttttatgtaacattttaatggacTATAAagtgttattacacccccggtataggggtgtgtataggagtcggtcgatgtgtttgtttgtttgtttgtgttcgcatatagatttcaagaatgaacggaacgatcgtcaccaaacttggtgaacaggttctatacattcctgagacggtccttacaaaaattgggaccagtcaaacacacggttagggagttattggtggattaagattctacaaggacttatagagtgtcaaagggaaataaccttctcagttggtggcagtgagaatggttatttccctttgaccaacgggggtgtttttcctacctcgaaggaatttcttgttgttattgttaaagCCTAAACAAATCTGTGGTGGTGAAAGTGAACTTGATGACTGGGACGagagtgaatgaatgaatgaatgtctAAAATGCAGTATTAATTGCTTGATTTTGCGCTTAGCCTAATTACATTTTCTTGTTATTCATAGCTGAAggaacaagaaagaaaacaacaacagagacAGATGGAGGACAGAGAACTCCAACAGAAGAAAGCCGCAGCAAGAAGAAAGGTAATTCATTTTCCAGGACAAtgagacaaaacaagacaagacaaagaaaGGCAATGcgaggcaagacaagacaaggcaagacaagacaagacaagacaaagaaaGGCAATGCgaggcaagacaaggcaagacaagacaaagccaggcaagacaagacaagacaagacaagacaaggcaaggcaagacaaggcaagacaagacaagacaaagccaggcaaggcaaggcaaggcaagacgagacgagacgagacgagacgagacgaggcGAGGCGAGGCGAGGCGAGGCGAGGcgaggcaagacaagacaagacaaagaaaggcaagacaagacaagacaagactagacaaggcaagacaagacaaggcaagacaaggcaaagaaaggcaagacaagacaagacaagacaaggcaaggcaaggcaaggcaagacaaagaaaggcaaggcaagacaagacaagacaaggcaaggcaagacaagacaagacaagacaaggcaaggcaaggcaaggcaagacaaagaaaggcaaggcaagacaaggcaaaacaaaacaagacaagacaagacaagacaagacaagacaagacaagacaagacaagacaagacaagacaagacaagacaagttcTTTATTAACACGGGTATTAAGATGAGcaaatatacatgtatgtcttttacatccagccctcaactaaaacagaaaataaactaATTAATCAATATATGAGAATAAAAGTGAAAATGAAACTAACGGTGTCCCAGTTATGTTCTTGGTTCTTCTGTGTATTTTCAGGCCGAACAGAATGAAAGACGTGAGGAAGAAAGACAGCATGACCTGAGATCTGACATGGACCAGTAAGTGTTAACTTGCCCAGTCTTAGTCCGTTTGCTCCTCTCCTCTCCACTGTAAACACATCTTCCTACCTGTGtgagtgttctttttttttcttttttcttttcttcctttttttttcttctttttttcccctttctttttgggaatcagcttttttttcaatgagaTATTAGGACTTACAATGTGTGAGTGTTCTTGTCGAACACCacagagggggtgggggggggggggggaggggggcggctCAGTTGGTACAGGACTGGCCTTGTGGTCCTCAGAGCACGTGTTGGAATccgggccaggacggacacgagtcaactttatgtgcagacggtatccatgtcccacccctttTTGGCACCACTGTCTGTATGTATCGCGCTGAAGAAGCCACCAGTGGGGGCGAATATTCGGCATCAGTCACGATATATTTCATTTTGAttcaaaaaaacactttttaaGGAGATTGTTTTAAAATATTTTCTTATATGTATtatttgtatatatttttatttttattttttattattttttgtattgtgtgtttgtttcaggaGAATGGCTGTCTTTCTCAACAGACTTGAGTTCCAGAGGGCTGGGTCACAGCCACAACAACCCTCCAGGAGCCAAAGCATGAGATCAAACCATGCTGGATATGGCATGTACAACTACTAGTCCATCCGGGCCGCCGGTGTAATAgcacgaaatttttacttcacgaaaaatttactccggagaaaaaatgtcgtacgaaattcttactccgaatacACCTTTCGTATGAGAAAAGAACTCTCCAAGGTAcgaaaaaaattactccctccacgaaattttgactccccacattttttacttccagtgAAAATCTCGTacacgaaaatgggatgcgggcgaagggataatgccaataaattatgtgatctcgcgcaaacaaatgtcgcgctatcccccctccaccccttccaccaccaagactaacaggggacagaggagtaaaagttgcgtacacctggcgtgggcagtaaattgctcgtgttagggtggaataatGTATTCGTTAttcattcgtcaggggagtaacattttcgaccgaaatgttgactcggaacaTACCTGTCATTGGGAGTTATTTtgtcgtgttatgggggagtaggtttttcgtaaagggagtacaattttcgtacgaaatgtttactccggagtaaaaaatctcgtgggaataattttctcgtgttacaccggggttGTAGAGTCATCCGCGTCAGAGGCACCAGGACAAAATAATGCCGTAGAACACTTTAAATGCACAATTTTTCTTGTGAAACCAGTTCTACACAGTATTTCAGATCTGACCAGCTAAGACTATCactccacttgggcacataccaaaactcaacgtCCTGACTGCTACAACTTGAACTGGGCagagcacaggagcttgtatccaaccgtCGGTCGATCATCATTTAATCCTacatgcttacccttactactactattcactagtacacacacacacactagtgaATAGTAGTAGTGAAGGTACAGTAAGGctgaaggagtaaataatgatcgtcCGGGGCTTTGATAAACGCTCCTGTGGTGCAGGGTAGGAATTAATGTTCGCTGAATTAATTTTGAGGCTTGAATACTTGTGTTTTTTGAGAAATTAACTCACACGAACATTTCTAAACCGCACAAAAAGCATCCAtgctgttgatttttgatatGTGTCCAATGGAAcagatggtcttgtcccatgtgtcCTAGTGAagagatggtcttgtcccatgtgtcCTAGTGAAGAGATGTTCTTGTCCCATGTGTCCTAGTGAagagatggtcttgtcccatgtgtcCTAGTGAagagatggtcttgtcccatgtgtcCTAGTGAagagatggtcttgtcccatgtgtcCTAGTGAagagatggtcttgtcccatgtgtcCTCGTGAAGAGacggtcttgtcccatgtgtcCTAGGGAAGAGATGGTCGTGTCCCATGTGTCCTAGTGAAGACtgagatggtcttgtcccatgtgtcCTAGTGAagagatggtcttgtcccatgtgtcCTAGTGAagagatggtcttgtcccatgtgtcCTAGCGAagagatggtcttgtcccatgtgtcCTAGTGAagagatggtcttgtcccatgtgtcCTCGTGAAGAGacggtcttgtcccatgtgtcCTAGGGAAGAGATGGTCGTGTCCCATGTGTCCTAGTGAAGACtgagatggtcttgtcccatgtgtcCTAGTGAAGACtgagatggtcttgtcccatgtgtcCTAGTGAAGACtgagatggtcttgtcccatgtgtcCTAGTGAagagatggtcttgtcccatgtgtcCTCGTGAAGAGATGGTCTTGTACCATGTGTCCTAGTGAAGAGATGGTCTTGTACCATGTGTCCTCGTgaagagatggtcttatcccatgtgtcCTAGTGAAGAGATGGTCTTGTACCATGTGTCCTAGTGAagagatggtcttgtcccatgtgtcCTAGTGAagagatggtcttgtcccatgtgtcCTAGTGAagagatggtcttgtcccatgtgtcCTAGTGAagagatggtcttgtcccatgtgtcCTAGTGAAGAGATGGTCGTGTCCCATGTGTCCTAGTGAAGACTGAGATGGTATTGTCCCATGTGTCCTAGTGAagagatggtcttgtcccatgtgtcCTAGTGAagagatggtcttgtcccatgtgtcCTAGTGAAGAGATGGTCTTGTACCATGTGTCCTCGTGAAGAGATGGTCTTGTACCATGTGTCCTAGTGAAGACtgagatggtcttg from Littorina saxatilis isolate snail1 linkage group LG13, US_GU_Lsax_2.0, whole genome shotgun sequence encodes:
- the LOC138946334 gene encoding epithelial-stromal interaction protein 1-like isoform X1, which codes for MYGYQSWLDQDDHDSDRRYRSQSGNTGYGRKSYAGNADRGNRSLAGNTGNRGRFSTGKADRGNSSLAGNRDRFSPGNADRGDSSDDGECPQEESTSKSGRSACYTVISPDERRRRKMTEIADREARQYEEYKRNQTPRRFSYVGTCGQGQVWPKDEFTARQQQIRIHAQSKTSRILKEQERKQQQRQMEDRELQQKKAAARRKAEQNERREEERQHDLRSDMDQRMAVFLNRLEFQRAGSQPQQPSRSQSMRSNHAGYGMYNY
- the LOC138946334 gene encoding epithelial-stromal interaction protein 1-like isoform X2 is translated as MYGYQSWLDQDGHDSDRRYRSQSGNTGYGRGSYAGNADRGNRSLAGNTGNRGRFSTGKADRSNSSLAGNRDRFSPGNADRGDSSDDGECPQEESTSKSGRSACYTVISPDERRRRKMTEIADREARQYEEYKRNQTPRRFSYVGTCGQGQVWPKDEFTARQQQIRIHAQSKTSRILKEQERKQQQRQMEDRELQQKKAAARRKAEQNERREEERQHDLRSDMDQRMAVFLNRLEFQRAGSQPQQPSRSQSMRSNHAGYGMYNY